The following nucleotide sequence is from Mytilus galloprovincialis chromosome 12, xbMytGall1.hap1.1, whole genome shotgun sequence.
GAGTGACTAAACAACACATTAGTTCACGAATGCGCAAAGCGCATGAGATTATTATCAATGTTTTTCAGTCaggagttgaatatttttcgatatttgaattctttgataagttattttttttatttcattggcAATAAAGAGAATTACTAAATTATAGTAGACAATGTTAggaactatatttttttctaatagataAATGAAGATGTGacgtgagtgccaatgagacaactctccatccaaataacaatttataaaagtaaaccattataggtcaacgtactgccttcaacacggagctatGGCACCGAACaacacgctataaagggccccaaaatctAAGCCTACACACTTTTTTTATTCGACGTCATGACAACGCCTTTTGTTGTATAACGTCTGAGGAGTGAAATAACCAGATTtattcacatgtgaaattatcggttgtTATTTCACTGGGAAATACGTATAACTAATTGCAACCAATGAAATAAATACCGTTTACATTATTAGGcaagattttaatattttcaaatttaaacaaaactgcAGACTATTTTATTCAGAGAGGGAGGAGTTgcgaatacaaaaaatattatcatataaaaaatgaacgactCCATATTACTGTATACCACCCGCGTTTATAAAGTTAGTTGTACGCCACGAAATGCAGTGACGgatcaataattttcataaaaaaggggaggcactgactgcctaagagggtaCCCCCTCCGTTAGTTCTCTAAATAACCAACAAAAGGTCTCCCTCCTGAGGGATGGGTCCGGCCTCCTGAAATCGCCTCTGAGAAGTCCATGATGTCATAAAACACATATTCTTCGTCATCTGATTCTTACCCTGATAGGCCTAGATTAACAATCCAAgaattatcttttacaaacaaGGAATTTATAAGCAATGATTACACTTTTGGAATGGGTGAGATGTGGTCACTAGGTTTCAAAGCAAACGACAATCCTTTGAAAGATGAAACTGTGGAAACGTAACGACAAAGTGTAGTCGATGTAAATTGTCTCTTCAGACAGAGAACCTGTCGGGATAATTAGCTCTCCGAGGGAAACACAATTCTTCTTTTGTATTATAGTTACAATCGTATCCGTATTATCATATGAATTCTGACATATATGCTGTAAATGTTTCGATTACCAAAGAATGAACACATAGACGTATacctaattaaaaaataaacacagaTAACTGTCTTATTTATTGGCCTTTGTTTTTGGACGATGGGCATGCAGAATTGACAAGAGATGGACAAAACTTTCGTTTGCTATAAGTTTATCGACAGAAAGTAGTTGACCGATAACGGACCCCTAGAACAGTATTTTGCTGGACACAGACGTCGTCACTATATTCACAATTGCGTTGTAAAATTAACCGAAGACAACTTACATTATGTTAAGTACGAATATCTTTGCATACAGACAGCAATATGTGTTGATCAGAAGTATGACAACAATTGCCTTTCCTGTATGAGCTTTAATGCTTGGCAACAAAAGATATCTGAACAGAAATCCAGTACTGAGACCTTACATGAGACAAACCACAGAAATATGCAGACCAGGGAATGTAGAAAATCAAATACTAGTAGACGTATTATACACtattagaaaaaataatatcacaaaaatactgaacttcgaggaaaattcaaaaacggaaagCCCCTAATCAGAGTAAAGGTTGACCATGCCATcggaaaatgaaaagaaaacaagaaTTTAAGAGGACTGTTTGACGATTCACATCTGTGAACAAAGATTTTTTGCCTTTGTGTGAAGTCGGAAGACTTATTTACGTGATTATTTCATTTAACTATGTATCATAATTggatttatattttcattttgggaAGACCCCTTATTTTTCGTTATATGTAATTGTAAGTCTAAGTGTAATCCTAGTTTCCATCAATGTCTACCAACCCTATATGGAAAAACACGGTAATCACAAGGTTGCTTTGTTACCAATCATATTCTTATTCATTTCGCAAAGGAGGTTTCATAGTGCAAGATACTcttattgataaaaacaaaaatcggGGCAATATCATGTACTAAACTACCATGataatttaataattatatattaaactTAATTACATTGCATTTTAGATGATTTGAATTATTTATCCAGCATTTAAAAGACAGACCAGAAAATGGGTATAGATCTGGTACTTCTGTTGGTCTTATGGATTTTGGCAGGTAAGTTGGATGGATGGGCTTTCTGTCCTGTTCCAGCATTTGTCCAGGATATAACAGTATTATGTATTATCTGTGCTATTTTTTATCCAAGTTATTAATTTATTCAATGATGATGGATGTCATAATATTGCAGATTACTAGAAGAATGCACATATATTTGTCTTCATGAGCGATATGTATTGAATTCATTATCTTCATTGAAACGTTTTGTTCGTTTAACGGAGTTTGTGAAATGGGGGTTTAATCTAATTTGGGAGCAGATAAACCCATTTTGACACTGCACAAGTATGAAGTAAAAGTACAAagcactttagaaaaaaaaacgagaaaaggTCACCAAACTTCAGGATGGACCCACACCAACTTAAAACTATGAAAGTAGAGTCAAAACGTGTTCTCTATTATGGAAGTTTAGCAGAGGTATCCACAGGTATGCGGTGATTGCATGGGTTAAATAAACAAACGTAAGCCATATTCTGCATGTGCTTACTTTAAATCAAGAGGatgtattttgtttgttgatttaCACTTTAATCAGGATGTTGGTTTTCTTGTTCTAATCGTCCTACATTTTGGAATGTTGAGACATAAAATAGCTTTCTATGTGTAATAGATTATCAATCATCTTTAAAGACGACTCTAAATGTGCTTCATTTAACtgcaaaacattttgtttttcttattttagttGTATGCGTAGCAGCCATAGGTAGTCCAAATACATTGTTATGGACGTCTGTTCGGGAAACTGCAATGGATACAAATCAAGATTTGCTTTTACCAGGTAATACCATTTTGTGCAATTCAGTAAAGAGAGAAATATTTACTCTAATTTAGGTACATTTAAACAAGCAAGATATGTTATTTCATTTtacttaagtaaaaaaaaacatcagataAGTCTTGGAACGTATAATACAATGAGCAAGATGTTTTCAATTATTCCGCATTTTGTAATGTCGGGTACTGTAATAGCTGATTATGCGGAATGAATGAAGTTTATCATTGAACCTCGTACAGTAACCTTAAATGATTAACTTTCACGTCATTTTACACTGtagtgaaaagtaaaattacaaaaatactgaattccgaggacaattcaaaacggaaagtccctaataaaatagcaaaatcaaatgataaaacacatcaaacaaatggacaacaactgtcatattcctgacttcgtaaaggtattttttaaatgtagaaaatgatggattgcaTACTAAATAAAACATATATGCCGTTTCTAAGTACCAATTTCAATATAATCGGCAATCAGTCTGTTCAATGTGTTATGtagaatacaacaaaaaactatgtTTGCATTTTGCCAATTATTCTATAGTAAGCTTATGTTGAACGATTATATAATCTATTCATATTGTAGATGATCTCAAAAGTATTTATCGAATTCACTTTATACTCAAAACTAAGTCGGATAATGTTTATTTTGCCGATGATTTAAACAAGTATGGATGTTGGTGTGCACAAAACGGAACTAGCTATCCTGTTGACGAATTAGACAGGtacttattttatcattttatattcgATACTATTGGAACTACATCTTCCCATCGTGAATTTCATTTCGTTTTATTCTGGGCTCAGAAAACCCTTAACAAATTATAACCAATAACGTAATGGTGCAATAGCAGGATAATTAAAGCAAATAACGacgaaatagttatcaaaggtatcaaatggcaaaatcaaaactttataagactttaacattTAAGTGATTCCTTAAAATGCAGCTTTTTATCTGTAGATGCTGTTTAAAGCACCAGATGTGCCTTAAAGAGATATTATCAAAAGGTTGTCCATTATCATCTAGATACTACTCCTATGAGCAGTGCTTTggcttaatatttaaatgtagtAAGTACAAATATTTACATCTTGTTATATAATCTTAATGCATATTAGGCAACAAAGCCGCGAAGTGGACTAGAAATTTGTAACGCAAAATTAAgtatcatga
It contains:
- the LOC143054290 gene encoding acidic phospholipase A2 PA-1G-like, yielding MGIDLVLLLVLWILAVVCVAAIGSPNTLLWTSVRETAMDTNQDLLLPDDLKSIYRIHFILKTKSDNVYFADDLNKYGCWCAQNGTSYPVDELDRCCLKHQMCLKEILSKGCPLSSRYYSYEQCFGLIFKCTDGEQCKQKFCTCDIEAANCLSNKKLLYNQRWKKGNKDYCIKA